AGCAAGGAGAGTACTCCAGCAAACAGAGTTCAATATGGCACTGACAAAGTAAGAAAAAAATCACTATGCCTACGATCCATACCGGCTGTGCACATGCTAAAAACCGCCTGCCTGTGTCTGTTCCTTCAAAGGCAACAAGCCTCTCAAATGCCATGCCGTGCTTCTCACATGGAGACATCACATCCAGCTCAAGCCCCTTGTAATCTGGATCTTCAATGCTGAAAGGGACCTGCAGAAGCTCACACAAAGACAATGGGCAAATCAAAACCTACCAAAATCAACCAATTCAAGAAATCCCAAATctgtaaccctaaccctaaactcACTGTACTGACCTCGTTGAGACCGTCTGTGGAGGAAGAATGCATGTACGGGAGGCTAGACTGGTCGTCGCTGCTTTCGTCCTCCAAAACCATGGCGTCGGCGGGGCGGTGCGGCGGCCGGCAGTCGGGACgcaggcggcggcgacggaggaaacgagtgaggagaggaggggaggggaATGGTGCAGCGGGGGCGAGCTGGTGCGACCGGACCGGGTTggagagcagcagcgcaccgGCTCGTCCTAGTCAGCGCGCGGGCACGCGCCGATTGGCCAGCGTGGCACCTGACGGGTGGGCCCGAGCTGTCGGATCGAGCGTCAATACGTATAAATACGCGTTTTAGCCTTATTTGAAAAAACTTGAAGCAATCGTGGTACTGACATGCAAAAATTAGCAATCGTGGTACCAATCTGCATGTGATGCCCGAATTgtggtacttctgtgcaattAACTCCCTTGCCGGCGATCACCCGGTGGGCCTCCACGCTCGGCGCGTAGTTCTCCGCGCCGACGCCCACGCCCACCCCGAGCACCTCCACGACCAGCTTCTCGTTGTAGAACTGGTCGATGTACCGCGGCCACGTCACCATTGGCACGCCGGCCCTCACGGCAGTTTCACCCGCAGTGCGTCACGAACACGCCGATGGCAGGGTGGTTCAGGATGAGCACCTGTGGCGCCCATCCTCGCACGATGTACCCACGGTCGGTCGTCGGGAACCCGCCTGGCTTACACGGGTCCGAGGATGCGGCGGCGCCGTCATTAGCGATGACCCACACGAAGTTCTTGCCGGAGAGGTCGAGGCCGCGGGCGAGCTCCCGCATCTGCTCCGGCGAGAAGCTGGTCATCGAGCCGAAGGAGACGTACACCACCGAGCTGGCCGGTTTCGCGTCCAGCCACCGCAGGCAGCCGGCGGCATCCGGCGAGAGCGCGCCGGCGACGGCGCCTCTTGACCCCACGTCCTCCAGGCTGCCACTGGCGAACCCAACCGGCCCGACGAGCCACACGCGGCGGCGGAGCTGCGTGGCACGGTAGTGCTCCGCGTAGCCCGGTTCCAGCTCGCGGAAGCTGTTGAAGATCTCGCCGTAGCTCGACCGGTCAGCGTCGTGGGCGAGCTGGAGCTTCGCCCACTGACGCGGCCGCTTCACGGGGTCCATCATCTGGCTCCGCTTCTGCTCGACCCGGTGCGGCAGGCCAGGCagggagacgacggcggcgggaTCATCGGAGCACGACTCGAAAGGGTTAATCCGGAGCACGGTTTCAGTGCAGGCACGGGCGAACATGCTGGTGCCGAGGAACGCGACGCGCGGGAGGCCGTACTCCGCGGCGGCGTTGGCGGACCAGTGGAAGATGCTGTCGGAGACCATGGCGTCGATGTCGGCGTGGTGGTCGGACAAGAACCGGCGGAACGGCTCCCGCAGCAGCTCCGCCGTCTGAAAGAACCTGTCGTGGATGTCCCTGGACGTACCGAGGTCCGTCCCGCTCTGGGAGGCCAGCGGGAGACCGACGTCGGGGAAAGGCACGACGGAGATGGAGATCGGGGTGCCGGCGGCGCTGCTGCTGTTTGCGCGGTCGACGACGGAGCGGATGGTGGAGGCTTGGACGGGCGTGGTGAGGACGGTGCACCTGACGCCGCGAGCGGCGAAGAGTGCGGCAATGTCGGCCATCGGGATAAGGTGGCCAGGAAGGAGGAAAGGGAAGAAGAGGATGTGCAGCGGCGGCTCGTCGTGGTCCTTAGTTGGCGCCATGGCTGCCACCCGGGAAGGTTGCGCAGATCTTCCGTTCCTGTAGGTAGAAGCTCGTGAGTGGTAATCACAGTCGGAAATATGAACAGATGATTTGCCGTGGTTGACACCAACCCGCATCTTGTCTATTTATATAGGAGCTGCCTTGTACATCACGTACATAGGCTTGTACAACACGTACACAATAATCAGATGAATCTCTCATTGATACAAGTGATCTTAGGATCTCCTATACATGACAACTACTGATTACATCAGATCATATACCGGATATGCTAGGAGATATTCTCGGTAACATTCCCCCTCAATCTCAATCAGCCACAAGGTTGAGATTGTGTCCTAATTTCTCCAACATGATCTTAGTAGCAGGATTGGTGAAAGCATCTGCCACTTAATCATCGGAGGACACAAAACAGACATCCAATGCTCCTTGCGCCACTTTTTCTCTCACGAAGTGGAAATCCATCCCAATATCCATGCTTCGTCCTTGCATGAAATACTAGATTTGTACTCAGGTAGGTGGCGCCTAAATTATCACGCCATAAAACCGGTGGTCGTGGTAGGGATACTCCCAGTTCCCTAAGCAAAATTTGCACCCGAGTAGCTTCACCTGCACCATTTGCAAAGGCCTTCTATTCTGCCTCGGTACTAGATGAAGAAATTGCGGGCTATTTCCGAGCACTCCATGAAATTAGGTTGGGTCCAAAGAAGACCACAAACCGCCCGTGGAGGAACGCGGTTTTTTCCGTTCGCATTCCATGCACAGCGGAAATCCACACCGCTGTTTCATGCATATGGATCAGTGTCGCATGCAAGGGAAGGACGTGGTGGGTCCACTTAGACGCTGAGGCTACAGGCTAGTATGTTGCATGTCAGCTTTTCCTGCACATGTCCTGCGCCTTTTTCCCTCCCATGCTCGCTTTTAGGTGGCGGGCCAGCTCCTTAATTTAAATCGTTATGCATAACTGATGTTGCTTATTACTGTGGGGGTGAATAGAATAATACTGTAGTATAAATATTATCATATGCATAACGATTTTTATCTGGGATGCATAACTAACCACTAATCACAAGTATAAATTTCTTAAGGACTCTATGAAGGATGTGTTTGAACTTTTGCATGAAAATCAGAAGAACTTTTTGAAAAAACCAGTAAAA
The Aegilops tauschii subsp. strangulata cultivar AL8/78 chromosome 3, Aet v6.0, whole genome shotgun sequence genome window above contains:
- the LOC123493350 gene encoding scopoletin glucosyltransferase-like; the encoded protein is MRVGVNHGKSSVHISDCDYHSRASTYRNGRSAQPSRVAAMAPTKDHDEPPLHILFFPFLLPGHLIPMADIAALFAARGVRCTVLTTPVQASTIRSVVDRANSSSAAGTPISISVVPFPDVGLPLASQSGTDLGTSRDIHDRFFQTAELLREPFRRFLSDHHADIDAMVSDSIFHWSANAAAEYGLPRVAFLGTSMFARACTETVLRINPFESCSDDPAAVVSLPGLPHRVEQKRSQMMDPVKRPRQWAKLQLAHDADRSSYGEIFNSFRELEPGYAEHYRATQLRRRVWLVGPVGFASGSLEDVGSRGAVAGALSPDAAGCLRWLDAKPASSVVYVSFGSMTSFSPEQMRELARGLDLSGKNFVWVIANDGAAASSDPCKPGGFPTTDRGYIVRGWAPQVLILNHPAIGVFVTHCG